Within the Prochlorococcus sp. MIT 1300 genome, the region TGGAGACTTGGAGCCAGACAAGAAGTCAGATTCGATCAATTAATTGGTTTTCTTCTAGCTTCAGTACTGCTTTTACTTTGGGAAAATCTTACAAATGACCTATTTGATGCCGACACAGGCATAGATCAAGACTCAAAACCTCACTCAGTAGTCGCATTAGTTGGATCAAAAGAGCCAGTACGTTTCTTGGCATATATCTCCCTCACCCTAGGTCTGCTGATAATACTTTTTTTGGCTTTGCGAAGTAATTCTTCTGTGGTGGTACTAGTTTTTATCAGTTGTTTCCTTGGTTATCTATACCAAGGCCCTCCCTTTCGTTGGGGATATAAAGGACTAGGTGAGCCACTTTGCTGGCTCGCCTTCGGGCCTTTTGCTACAGCAGCTTCACTATTGGTAGTAGCTCCCAAATTGGATTATGGCCAAAATATTCCATGGGGGCGAGCTTTAACTCTTGGGACAGGGCCAGCACTAGCTACGACATTGGTACTTTTTTGTTCACATTTTCATCAAGTTGCAGAAGATGCTGCACATGGGAAAAAATCTCCATTAGTGCGTTTAGGTACTCGCAAAGCCGCCAATCTTGTACCTTGGTTAATAGTCCTAACATTATTATTTGAATTTGTACCTGTGCTTCTTGGGACATGGCCAATTACTGCTCTTCTAGGAATTGTTGGCCTACCTGCTGGACTATCTCTAATTCGATTACTAAATCGATATCATAATCAACCTGAAAAGACATATATCAGCAAGTTTTTTGCCTTGCGTTTTCAAGCCCTTAATGGCATAGGGTTAAGTATTGGACTAGCAATTGCACCTCTGTTTAACATTGAAGTAGCGAGTCTAAGCTAAGTGTATGGAAGTCAATATTCAATCAAAACCTTTCTCTTTTCAACTTATAAAAAAATTAAAAACCTCACAAGGATTTCTTAAATTCAGGCGCGGCTTTTTACTTAGATTAGAGACCAGTTCTGGTCAATCTGGCTGGGGGGAAGTCTCACCATTTCAACCCAATGAACTCAGAGAGTGCAAAGAACTACTAACATTGATTGGTAAAAAGACTTCGCGTTCTAACTTAGAGAGTCAAATCAGTCAATTACCTGGAAGCTTAGCTTTTGGCATTGGAGCAGCTCTAGCAGAAATAGATCATTTTAATGGGGGCAAGGCTAAAGGCAATTGGTTAAAGGCACCAAGATCTGCAGTATTACTCCCAGACCCAGAAAAGCTTCTAGATGTAATTCACTCAACTATTTCGAAGTCACAAAAAGAAGATTATGCACCTACATTCAAATGGAAAGTCGGAATTAGGTCAAATTCTGAAGAACAAGAACTTCTAAATGAAATCCTGAGCTGCTTACCCTCGAATGCAAAGTTGAGGTTAGACGCCAATGGTGCATGGAATCGCAAAACAGCATATCAATGGGTTAATTCTCTAATCAATCAACCATCAGTCGAATGGCTTGAACAACCTTTACCAACTCTTGATATTGAGGGACTATTGAAACTATCTCAAAAGATTCCCATTGCTCTAGATGAATCCTTAACTACTGATAAATCACTTATTAAATCTTGGAAATCATGGCAAGTTCGCAGACCCATCTTAGAGGGAGACCCAAGAAAACTACTACAAGAATTGGAAGCCAGATCTTCTCACAAAATGTTAAGTACATCATTCGAGACTGGCATAGGGCAACGTTGGGTGCATCATCTATCAGCTTTACAACAACAAGGACCTACGCCTACTGCACCGGGTTTAGCAGAAGACTGGTTTCCAGATAATGATCTATTCAGTTCAAACCCAATTACTGTTTGGGAGGCTGCATGAAGAATTTAATTTCTCTACCATGTCAACCTATTGAATACAAAGATTGTGCTTTAAGCCTTTATAAATCAATTAATGAAGGGCTTTGGGTTCAACTAATGCCCGACTCACATCAGCAAGCGACTTTATTACCTCAAAAGATTTCCCTTCAAGGGCCTGGTGTGGCCATCCAAAGTGGCGGAAGTAGCGGTGGAAAACATTACTGTTTTCAGCCAATTGATCACCTCAATCAATCAGCCTTAGCGACTTCTGAATGGCTTAAATTGCAAGGGATAGAACCCCAAAATTGTATTATTCTTAACCCCTTACCCCTTCACCATATAAGTGGATTAATGCCTTGGTGGAGAAGCCAATGCTGGAAATCTGAACACATTTGGCTACTCCCAAAAGCAATGCGAGATCCAGTCTTAATAAAGGAAATAATCCACAATCTGAATTCAAAGCCAATATTAATCTCTCTTGTACCTACTCAACTTAAACGCTTACTATCTCATAAAATAGGAATAAATTTATTAAAACTGTGCGATATTATTTGGGTTGGAGGTGCACATCTAAACGAATCCATTGCAAAATTTGCGAGAACACAATCTATTCGGTTAGCACCCTGTTATGGGGCAACAGAAACAGCAGCAATGATTACAGCAATGCATCCCCAAGACTTTTTAAAAGGAGAATCTGGCTGTGGCTCGCCATTAGGCGACATAGACTTAACGATAGGAGAAAATAACTCACTGAAAATAAAAACATCACGGCTCGCTGTAGCTCGCTGGAGCCCTCAAGGGATCGAAAGAATTACGAATAAAGAAGGATGGTGGCAGTCTGGAGATTCTGCTCAAATTATTAATCTCAGCAAAAAAAAATGTCTAATAGTTAAAGGTCGGCTAGACAATGCGATTAATTCTGGTGGCGAAACAATTTTCCCCGAACAATTAGAAGAAAAACTACTTGGCAAATCAAAAAAGGCTGGTTTAAAACTTGAAAGCGTATTACTTCTCCCTATTAAAGATGATGAATGGGGAGAAAGAATTGTCGCACTAATTCGATGGGAACCAACAATCTCTCCCAACGAATTGGAAAGATCTTTCCGTTCCCTCCAAAATATTGTCGCCAAATGGATGAAGGCCGAACAACCTGTTGCTTGGCATAATTGTCCTGAATTATCGCCTAACAAATCAGGCAAATGGGAACGGAATAAATGGCTAGAATGGTTAAAGCTGAAAAGCTAAGTCTTTCATCAATAGAAAGCTTTTTA harbors:
- the menA gene encoding 2-carboxy-1,4-naphthoquinone phytyltransferase, translating into MRKHQAVATLYASSTNRRTLWKAAIKWPLYSVAVMPVLLAAGWRLGARQEVRFDQLIGFLLASVLLLLWENLTNDLFDADTGIDQDSKPHSVVALVGSKEPVRFLAYISLTLGLLIILFLALRSNSSVVVLVFISCFLGYLYQGPPFRWGYKGLGEPLCWLAFGPFATAASLLVVAPKLDYGQNIPWGRALTLGTGPALATTLVLFCSHFHQVAEDAAHGKKSPLVRLGTRKAANLVPWLIVLTLLFEFVPVLLGTWPITALLGIVGLPAGLSLIRLLNRYHNQPEKTYISKFFALRFQALNGIGLSIGLAIAPLFNIEVASLS
- a CDS encoding o-succinylbenzoate synthase, yielding MEVNIQSKPFSFQLIKKLKTSQGFLKFRRGFLLRLETSSGQSGWGEVSPFQPNELRECKELLTLIGKKTSRSNLESQISQLPGSLAFGIGAALAEIDHFNGGKAKGNWLKAPRSAVLLPDPEKLLDVIHSTISKSQKEDYAPTFKWKVGIRSNSEEQELLNEILSCLPSNAKLRLDANGAWNRKTAYQWVNSLINQPSVEWLEQPLPTLDIEGLLKLSQKIPIALDESLTTDKSLIKSWKSWQVRRPILEGDPRKLLQELEARSSHKMLSTSFETGIGQRWVHHLSALQQQGPTPTAPGLAEDWFPDNDLFSSNPITVWEAA
- a CDS encoding AMP-binding protein; protein product: MKNLISLPCQPIEYKDCALSLYKSINEGLWVQLMPDSHQQATLLPQKISLQGPGVAIQSGGSSGGKHYCFQPIDHLNQSALATSEWLKLQGIEPQNCIILNPLPLHHISGLMPWWRSQCWKSEHIWLLPKAMRDPVLIKEIIHNLNSKPILISLVPTQLKRLLSHKIGINLLKLCDIIWVGGAHLNESIAKFARTQSIRLAPCYGATETAAMITAMHPQDFLKGESGCGSPLGDIDLTIGENNSLKIKTSRLAVARWSPQGIERITNKEGWWQSGDSAQIINLSKKKCLIVKGRLDNAINSGGETIFPEQLEEKLLGKSKKAGLKLESVLLLPIKDDEWGERIVALIRWEPTISPNELERSFRSLQNIVAKWMKAEQPVAWHNCPELSPNKSGKWERNKWLEWLKLKS